The Methanomicrobia archaeon DNA segment AGGTGATGCCGGAGCATCAATACGCGACATAACGATTCGAAGTTTGATGATAAAAGCGCCACGAGAGAAAATACGCTATTGCGACAGCTGCAACGCCACCTACTAACCAGAGGAGACTAAACAAGCTGCAAATGTGCATTGATAAGAAGTTAAAGTTTGGAAGCTATTCTTAAGTAATGCCGGATATGGAACTGCGATTCAAGCAAGATTGGCCTATCTGGGTGGTATCGAGTATCACCTTAGCAAACGGAGTGTTGAGCATCGTCTCTATACTTGCCGTACGGTTTCAAGAGCATCCACAACTCTTTCACATTCTTCTGCCGTTCGGACTTCATCAGTTGAGTCGCTCATTGACCTTAATTTTTGGGTTTATGCTCGTTTATCTCTCAGTACATCTATTCCATCGCAAGCAAGTTGCCTGGTGGCTTGCCACGATACTGTTAGTCTTATTAACCGTGGCCCAGATCGGTCGAGGATATCTCGTTTATACCGGTTTAGCTCCTGCGGTGACCGCTGCGCTTTTGCTTTTTGTACGGAAACGATTTACGGTCAGAAGTGAGCCAACGAGCATTGTAAAGGGTCTGACTCTGGTGGTTATAAGCCTGTCACTCGCTCTCGCTTACGGTACCTTAGGCTTTTGGCTGCTCCACAAAAACGACTTTGGCATCGAGTTTCACTTAGTGGAGTCCTTCATTCGGACATTACGCGAATTCACCCTCGTGGGAAATAGCGACCTTATCGCTCAAACGCGCCATGCTCGTTGGTTTTTGAATTCGTTGCGGATTCTGGGAGTGTTGGCGTGGGGATTTGCAGCGTATAGTTTGTTCAGACCGGTTACCTATCGATTGAAAACGTGGCCTCACGAACGGCTCGAAGCAAAAGGCATTTTGGAGAACTACGGACGTTCTTCACTGGATTTCTTCAAGCTGTGGCCGGATAAGGCATACTACTTCTCAGAAGATCGCACGTGTGTCATTGCCTACCGAGTTTCGCTGGGCGTCGCGCTCTGTTTGGGTGATCCAGTTGGTCCACCTGAGAAAATAGAGCAAACACTTCGGTCATTTCTCCAATTTTGTTCGAATAATGGCTGGCGTGTTGCCTTTCAGCATATTCTCCCCGATCTGCTTGAACTGTATCGCCAACTCGGATTCGATATTATAAAGATTGGTGAGGAAGCGATAGTCGACCTTGAACATTTTGTTAGTATTACGTCGAATAATAGAGAGTTCAGACAGACGGAGCGAAAAATGGAGAGAACGGGGTACAAAACAGCCTGGTACATACCTCCCCATCCGCTCAACGTTGTAAATGAGGCGGAAAGCGTGTCTCGCGAGTGGCTTTCACTGCCCGGGAGGCACGAACGTGGTTTTACCCTCGGCCAATTCGACCGCACGTATATAAATCAAACGCCCCTTTTTGCGGTACTTGACCAAGCGAACCACATACTTGCGTTCGTTAACGAAATCCCCACCTATCGAAAGGGCGAGGCAACTGCTGATCTGATGCGTCATCGCACAGAAATACCAAACGGAGCGATGGCTTATCTCTTTTTAAAACTACTCACTAGCTTGAAAGAGCGGGGTTCGCTTAAGTTCAACTTTGGGTTGGCCCCGCTTGCTGGAGTTGGTGAAGACCCGGGTTCAGGCCTCGAGGAGCATGCGGTGCATCTCCTTTTTGAGTACCTTAACAGATTTTTCTCGTTTAAGGGGCTGCGGGATTATAAAGATAAATTCGAACCAACCTGGGAGGATCGCTTTCTTGCCTACCAGGGTGGTCCACTCGGACTTTTAAAGGCAACTATCGCACTGATTAAAGTCACCGAAGGCTGGAGAATTATGGGTAAACAGGACGCTAACCTTTCGGATATTATCAAACGTTAGATACAGTTAGGATTTACGCACTCGAACCGAGCGTGTATCGAGGATGAGCTAGATAAGCTCGAATTGCCTCGCGAATGAAGCATGACTTTGCACCATACCAACTGATGCCGGTTTGTAGCCGATGTGCCTCCAACCGGAGAAACGCTCGCAGCGCCATGAGCAGATGGCTATTAAGCTCCGCAGCTTTCCTCACCTGGGCTTGTTCAATGCCGCAGCACTGCTTGATGCCCCGGTGGTAGACTTCTATCCCCCAGCCCCGCGCTTCCAGGCCCTCCCGGGTTGCTTCCGTGATACAGCTCAGCTGAATCGTATTGATGAACCTTTTACGGGGTTGTGGAACTAAGATTTACTATTACGTTTAATCCACTCCCAGGCTTCCCAGAGATCCTTTGCATAGAAATCGGGTCCGGGCTTCCGCTTATTCTCGTTCTGATCCCGGTCAAGCAAGATGACCGACATGCCAATTTGTTTGGGCCCTGGAACATCTCGATCGAAATTGTCACCAATGTACACGGCCTCTGCAGGGTGGACATTTAAGAGATCGCAGATAACAGCGAAAAGTCGAGGGTCTGGTTTTTTGAAGCCCAACTCGGTCGATACAAGCATGTGATCGAAGAACTGGTTGAGCGCCAGAATTCGCGCTTCTTCCCAGCAATACACCTTCTGTGCATCGGAGACGACCGCAAGGAAATAGCCATCGCGCTTCATTTCCCGTAAAACGGGAAGTGTACTGGGGAAGAGCTGAAATCGTTCGCGGCTGAGCAGCCGTTGCAGTTTGCAGCAGGATTCTGCGAGAAACGGGCAATACATGCCCTCTTTGCTGAGGATATTCTGAAACACCTGCTCGAGATCGATATCGGGGTAGCGCTCACCACTGTCTCTGAGGAGGCGCTCTTTCTCGAGCTCATACGCGGACTTCAATTTCTCCGCATCGATGGTGCCGCCGTAATACTGGAGGTAGAGCGCAAGGTTATGAAATATCTCGTCCTTGCCCTCATCGGTCTTAATATCCACCAGCGTGCCGTAGCAATCAAAGATTACAGCCCGTATTTGAGACATTGCTTCGCCTCCACTATCAGTCTTTTCCGATATGGCTCATCCAGCCACGTGTTTCGTGCTATCCTTAATAAGCCCAGCGACATATAAAGGGGTAGTTTACGCGTTATCATATAAAAAAACTGCTCATCTCGATACCGAACCGCGTACTCCCACAAAAAATGACCGATATACGGTTCCGCAGCGAGACCATCGCCAGTACGCCACATAAAGTGATGCTTCAATTCGGCTGCGAGGAACCCTAAATCCAAGCAGCGGTCCGCTTCTTTCATCTTATCCAGATCGATACCGATCACCTCGCCGTGGTGGAAGAAGAAGTTCGTCGGGGTTGCATCGCCATGGACGGTTACCGTTCGATCGTTAAATATATCGCTCTCACCCCACCATCTCGCTGCGTAGTTCTCGATATCATGTTGCTCCGATGAGTGCAGAGGTCCCTGACGCAACGAGTGCAATAACTTCCGTTGATACTGTTGAGCTAGCTTAGGCGAGACCTGCCGCCGTGTCTCACTCCTCTGATGGAGTTGGACAAAGAACCCGGCCAGACAGCTTAACTTCTCGAACAGGCGCTGTGACTGCCCTTCATAAATGGCTTTAGCGAGATAATGATCAAGGACTTTACCGGGCGCCATCTCCGTCACGAGCAGGGCTGCAAGATCCTTATTCTTACCCAATGGCGCAACGATACGATACGTACCACTCTGCATGCCGAAGTCTTCTCGTACGTGTTTTAGATTGAAATACCCCTTCTCTGCCCGTCGCCAGGCTTCTTCTCGGGTGATGGACTCGGACTCGAAGAACTTTCCCACTACCTTAATCTTTTTCGTCCGTTCACGGAAGAGATAGACCGGCCTTTCATCAGAAAGCCGTTTCATCTCTATTCGCCCGTAAGGGGGCGGCGCAAGTTGGGGGAATATCTCTCGCTCCAGATAGAGATAAATTGCCTTTTTATCATACATTAGCCTTTTCGTTATAGTTGTATTTGGTTGGCGTTAAACAAAAGATAGAATTGAATATCTAAAAAATTTTGGCTCTACTCTAAATAAGCTGAAGTACTCGGGAGGAGGGAGATAACGTACTATGGCCACACTCACGACACGTCTTCTCAGCATCAGAGCGGGCCGCTCATAAAGAAAGGAGTTTTGAACGTGTGGTTATTTTACCTGCACCTCACTAAAGGCGTGGGGGCGAAAGCAGGAAGGCGAAATCGTATAAAACCACAACAAATGCGAAAGATTTAAGTTGTTCAAGAGATGATGGTTGAAACAAAGTACATGAGCTACACGAAAGGGCAAGCCAAAATAAAGGTTAAGGGACTCATTGAGCGATTCCGGGATAATATTGATGTTTATAAGCGATCGACGTATAACGAGACGCAGGTACGACATGAATTTATTGATCCGTTCTTTGAAGTACTGGGCTGGGACGTGAACAATGCACAAGGCTATGCCGAGCAGTACAAGGAGGTTATTCACGAGGATACGATAAAAGTGGGTCTTTCAACAAGAGCGCCGGATTACAGCTTCAGGATTGGCGGCCAACGGAAGTTCTTTGTTGAAGCGAAGAAGCCGGCAGTGAACATAAAAGCGGATGTTAGCCCGTCATATCAGTTGCGGCGGTATGCATGGAGTGCGAAACTACCATTGTCGATTTTAACGGATTTCGAGGAGTTATCGGTCTTTGACTGTCGAATCAAGCCTAAACCAACGGACAAA contains these protein-coding regions:
- a CDS encoding HAD-IA family hydrolase; amino-acid sequence: MSQIRAVIFDCYGTLVDIKTDEGKDEIFHNLALYLQYYGGTIDAEKLKSAYELEKERLLRDSGERYPDIDLEQVFQNILSKEGMYCPFLAESCCKLQRLLSRERFQLFPSTLPVLREMKRDGYFLAVVSDAQKVYCWEEARILALNQFFDHMLVSTELGFKKPDPRLFAVICDLLNVHPAEAVYIGDNFDRDVPGPKQIGMSVILLDRDQNENKRKPGPDFYAKDLWEAWEWIKRNSKS
- a CDS encoding phosphotransferase — encoded protein: MYDKKAIYLYLEREIFPQLAPPPYGRIEMKRLSDERPVYLFRERTKKIKVVGKFFESESITREEAWRRAEKGYFNLKHVREDFGMQSGTYRIVAPLGKNKDLAALLVTEMAPGKVLDHYLAKAIYEGQSQRLFEKLSCLAGFFVQLHQRSETRRQVSPKLAQQYQRKLLHSLRQGPLHSSEQHDIENYAARWWGESDIFNDRTVTVHGDATPTNFFFHHGEVIGIDLDKMKEADRCLDLGFLAAELKHHFMWRTGDGLAAEPYIGHFLWEYAVRYRDEQFFYMITRKLPLYMSLGLLRIARNTWLDEPYRKRLIVEAKQCLKYGL
- a CDS encoding DUF2156 domain-containing protein, translating into MPDMELRFKQDWPIWVVSSITLANGVLSIVSILAVRFQEHPQLFHILLPFGLHQLSRSLTLIFGFMLVYLSVHLFHRKQVAWWLATILLVLLTVAQIGRGYLVYTGLAPAVTAALLLFVRKRFTVRSEPTSIVKGLTLVVISLSLALAYGTLGFWLLHKNDFGIEFHLVESFIRTLREFTLVGNSDLIAQTRHARWFLNSLRILGVLAWGFAAYSLFRPVTYRLKTWPHERLEAKGILENYGRSSLDFFKLWPDKAYYFSEDRTCVIAYRVSLGVALCLGDPVGPPEKIEQTLRSFLQFCSNNGWRVAFQHILPDLLELYRQLGFDIIKIGEEAIVDLEHFVSITSNNREFRQTERKMERTGYKTAWYIPPHPLNVVNEAESVSREWLSLPGRHERGFTLGQFDRTYINQTPLFAVLDQANHILAFVNEIPTYRKGEATADLMRHRTEIPNGAMAYLFLKLLTSLKERGSLKFNFGLAPLAGVGEDPGSGLEEHAVHLLFEYLNRFFSFKGLRDYKDKFEPTWEDRFLAYQGGPLGLLKATIALIKVTEGWRIMGKQDANLSDIIKR